A stretch of Bacillaceae bacterium S4-13-56 DNA encodes these proteins:
- a CDS encoding alpha/beta-type small acid-soluble spore protein, translating to MASNNNNQLLVPGVEQALDQMKYEIAQEFGVQLGAETTSRANGSVGGEITKRLVSMAESQLGGRQQ from the coding sequence ATGGCAAGCAACAACAACAACCAACTTCTTGTACCTGGAGTTGAACAAGCTTTAGATCAAATGAAATATGAGATCGCTCAAGAGTTTGGAGTTCAACTTGGAGCAGAAACTACTTCCCGTGCGAATGGTTCTGTAGGGGGAGAGATCACTAAGCGTTTAGTCTCTATGGCTGAATCTCAACTTGGCGGAAGACAACA